One Centroberyx gerrardi isolate f3 chromosome 2, fCenGer3.hap1.cur.20231027, whole genome shotgun sequence DNA window includes the following coding sequences:
- the LOC139913329 gene encoding programmed cell death 1 ligand 1-like encodes MDWPLFFFLQVTSWPFLSALFTVEAEQRTYEAEFRGDVVMGCRFKPQPLNTEYLTVTWHRITPASSLEVYRLDSGVENLVSQDPQYRGRVRLLAEELSQGRAKLQVSNLRMNDSGTYQCLVQMGVADYKKITLSIKAPYKTVTKRIQKSSEGDEVQLTCESEGYPTASVIWTDRNIQRISSNTSAVTTPDQLFRVTSKIQVRSSEKNNYTCNFTDGGPSARFDIPDEIPITTVRNDALVIALCTVVVLVVIIVAVLTYRRQKGSRRTGTPSTRNLLVHDPVAATACLQINTLREKEKTVIYTEESVETLGEFLKAHYSRFSLSMEVRHFCQEKLPQRLQNSEGQPVSLQALLPEAGETLLLEGPPGSGKTAVAQILVSSWAEGPTHALLQLSVLHLLFSVDGSNVKGDLFQGIMTQLSLGEKISTEGDLRTVLSGSREVLLLFDGYREGNQDLDESLRRFLREKEGCRVLVTACPGHCPKLKEIVGTRGFLKLQI; translated from the exons ATGGACTGGccgctcttcttctttttgcaAGTCACGTCTTGGCCATTTCTGTCAG CCTTGTTCACTGTGGAGGCAGAACAGCGCACTTATGAGGCCGAGTTCAGAGGCGACGTTGTAATGGGCTGCAGGTTCAAACCCCAACCGCTGAATACCGAATACCTGACGGTGACCTGGCACCGGATCACTCCCGCCTCGTCTCTGGAAGTGTACCGGTTGGACAGCGGCGTGGAGAACTTGGTATCCCAGGACCCGCAGTACCGAGGCCGAGTCAGGCTGCTCGCCGAGGAGCTGAGCCAAGGCCGGGCCAAGTTACAG GTGTCCAACCTCAGGATGAATGACTCAGGGACTTACCAGTGTTTGGTGCAGATGGGGGTAGCTgattataaaaaaataactttgtCCATCAAAG CACCTTATAAAACGGTGACTAAACGCATCCAGAAATCTTCAGAGGGAGATGAGGTGCAGCTAACCTGCGAGTCTGAGGGATACCCCACTGCCTCAGTCATCTGGACTGATAGAAACATACAGAGAATCAGCTCCAACACCTCCGCTGTGACAACACCAGACCAACTCTTTCGGGTCACCAGCAAGATACAAGTCAGATCCTCTGAGAAAAACAACTACACATGCAACTTTACAGATGGAGGCCCCTCTGCAAGGTTTGATATTCCAG ATGAAATCCCAATAACGACTGTCAGAAATGATGCTCTCGTCATTGCATTGTGCACAGTGGTGGTTCtggttgttattattgttgcaGTGCTCACCTATCGACGGCAAAAAG GGTCCAGACGTACCGGGACGCCCAGCACCAGGAACCTTCTGGTTCATGATCCGGTTGCTGCTACTGCCT GTCTACAAATAAATACActaagggagaaggagaaaactGTCATTTATACTGAAG AGAGTGTGGAAACCCTGGGGGAGTTTCTGAAAGCCCATTACTCAAGATTCTCCCTCAGCATGGAGGTGAGGCACTTCTGTCAGGAAAAGCTGCCACAGAGACTGCAGAACAG CGAGGGCCAACCTGTGAGTCTTCAAGCCTTACTCCCAGAAGCTGGAGAGACACTTCTCCTGGAGGGACCCCCAGGGAGCGGGAAGACCGCCGTAGCCCAAATCCTGGTGTCTTCCTGGGCCGAGGGGCCAACTCATGCCCTCCTACAACTCAGtgtccttcatctcctcttctctgtggATGGCAGCAACGTGAAGGGCGACTTGTTTCAGGGAATAATGACACAACTTTCTCTCGGGGAGAAGATATCAACAGAGGGCGACCTAAGGACTGTGCTGAGTGGGTCCAGGGAggtcctgctgctgtttgatggCTACAGAGAAGGGAACCAGGATTTGGATGAGTCCCTGAGGAGGTTtctaagagagaaagagggatgcaGGGTGCTGGTCACGGCCTGCCCGGGACACTGCCCCAAACTCAAGGAGATTGTCGGGACAAGAGGGTTTCTGAAGCTCCAAATATAG